A section of the Pochonia chlamydosporia 170 chromosome 2, whole genome shotgun sequence genome encodes:
- a CDS encoding sulfate permease (similar to Coccidioides immitis RS XP_001245450.1) has protein sequence MTPTPTIKDRLAKAVGYDSDDRDDDVPSISNADLFIEHEPTVGEFLAEITPTFKGVVNYVANLFPFVHWIGKYNLTWLIGDLVAGITVGAVVVPQGMAYAQLAQLDVEYGLYTSFMGVLIYWFFATSKDITIGPVAVMSQVTGNIVLKAKDELPDVPGHVVASALAIITGAIILFLGLARLGWLVEFISLPAICAFMTGSAINIISGQVPKLMGISGVNTRDAPYMVIINTLKALPKTQLDAALGLTALLMLYLIRGFCSFMSKKQPHRAKTYFFLSTLRTVFVILLYTAISAGVNVSHKKKPSFSLIKDVPRGFQHAAVPEVNTSIIKAFASEIPAAVIVMLIEHISISKSFGRINNYVIDPSQELVAIGVTNVLAPFLGAYPATGSFSRTAIKSKAGVRTPFAGVITAIVVLLALYALPAVFYYIPNAALAAVIIHAVGDVITPPKVIFQFWRVAPLEVPIFLAGVLVTVFSTIENGIYTTMGVSAAVLVWRLFLSRGRMLGVARIRTARANQKLGEKQAGDSTVAEESNESLRKGFLPLDHEDGSNPRVVVQSPYPGVYIYRFAEGFNYPNASRYLNHLTEVIFAETRRTDPGLLGKLGDRAWNDRTPRNLDTTKADTRPTLKAIILDFSSVNNIDVTAAQSLIDVRNQLDRYAAPGTVDWHFANIENRWTKRALAAAGFGYRSPKPGPGEGPGHWKTIFSIADLGGSDSAAKAAEAAEIGDKKSVREYDIEQAGSDSSRLSDKDVPRNPGSAQLVAIQGLNRPYFHFDLQEAVESAIANSEQKG, from the exons ATGACGCCCACACCAACAATCAAGGACCGCCTGGCCAAGGCTGTCGGCTACGACTCGGACGATCGAGACGACGATGTTCCTTCAATTTCCAATGCCGACCTCTTTATCGAGCATGAACCAACTGTCGGCGAGTTCCTTGCCGAAATCACGCCAACGTTCAAAGGCGTTGTGAATTATGTGGCCAACCTGTTTCCGTTTGTTCATTGGATCGGCAAGTACAATCTGACTTGGTTGATTGGGGATCTTGTTGCAG GTATTACGGTTGGCGCTGTTGTCGTTCCGCAAGGAATGGCATACGCCCAGCTCGCCCAGCTTGATGTCGAATATGGGTTGTACACGTCATTCATGGGTGTTTTGATCTATTGGTTCTTTGCTACTTCCAAGGATATTACCATTGGT CCTGTCGCGGTTATGTCTCAGGTTACAGGAAACATTGTTCTCAAAGCCAAAGATGAACTGCCCGACGTTCCTGGCCACGTTGTGGCATCTGCCCTCGCTATTATCACCGGTGCTATTATTCTGTTCCTCGGACTGGCCCGCCTGGGCTGGCTTGTCGAGTTCATCTCGCTCCCAGCTATTTGCGCATTCATGACTGGATCTGctatcaacatcatctccgGGCAGGTGCCTAAACTGATGGGAATCAGTGGCGTCAATACCCGTGATGCACCATATATGGTCATTATCAATACCTTGAAGGCCTTGCCCAAGACCCAATTGGACGCGGCTCTTGGCCTGACTGCCCTTCTCATGTTGTACCTCATTCGGGGATTCTGCTCCTTCATGTCCAAGAAGCAACCTCATCGTGCAAAGACATACTTTTTTCTCTCGACACTCCGCACCGTCTTTGTTATTCTGTTGTACACCGCGATCAGTGCTGGTGTCAATGTCAGCCATAAGAAGAAGCCGAGTTTTAGTCTTATCAAGGATGTGCCTCGAG GTTTTCAACATGCTGCTGTTCCGGAAGTGAACACGTCAATCATCAAAGCCTTCGCCTCTGAGATTCCGGCCGCTGTCATCGTCATGCTCATTGAACACATCTCTATCTCCAAGTCTTTTGGCCGAATCAACAACTACGTCATTGACCCGTCTCAGGAGCTTGTCGCCATCGGCGTTACCAATGTCCTTGCCCCATTCCTTGGAGCGTATCCTGCTACCGGATCTTTCTCTAGAACCGCTATCAAGTCCAAAGCTGGTGTTCGAACTCCTTTCGCCGGTGTTATTACTGCGATTGTCGTTTTGCTGGCTCTGTATGCTTTGCCTGCTGTGTTCTATTACATCCCTAACgctgctttggctgctgtCATCATCCACGCTGTGGGTGATGTCATCACACCCCCAAAAGTCATCTTTCAATTTTGGAGAGTCGCGCCGTTGGAGGTGCCCATTTTTCTGGCGGGTGTCTTGGTGACGGTGTTCAGCACCATTGAAAATGGTATTTATACTACAATGGGCGTCTCTGCTGCTGTCCTGGTGTGGCGCCTGTTTTTGAGCAGGGGCAGGATGCTTGGAGTGGCTCGTATCCGCACTGCGAGAGCCAACCAGAAACTTGGAGAGAAGCAAGCTGGTGATTCAACGGTTGCAGAGGAATCCAACGAGTCTCTGCGGAAAGGATTCTTGCCTCTTGACCATGAGGACGGATCTAATCCGAGGGTGGTTGTTCAGAGCCCTTACCCTGGCGTCTATATCTACAGATTTGCGGAAGGCTTCAACTATCCCAACGCGAGTCGGTACCTCAATCATCTTACCGAAGTTATCTTTGCGGAAACCAGGCGAACAGATCCCGGTCTTCTGGGTAAACTAGGG GACCGAGCCTGGAATGACAGGACGCCACGAAACCTGGACACTACGAAGGCTGACACCCGGCCGACGTTGAaagccatcatcctcgacTTTTCCTCGGTCAACAACATTGATGTCACTGCTGCGCAGTCCTTGATCGACGTGCGAAACCAACTGGATCGCTATGCTGCACCCGGCACTGTCGACTGGCACTTTGCTAACATTGAGAACCGCTGGACAAAGCGGGCACTTGCAGCAGCAGGTTTCGGATACCGGTCACCAAAGCCCGGGCCTGGCGAAGGACCAGGACATTGGAAGACCATCTTCAGCATTGCAGATCTTGGTGGTTCAGACAGcgctgccaaggcggctgaggcgGCTGAGATTGGGGATAAGAAGTCTGTGCGAGAGTACGACATTGAACAAGCTGGATCGGATTCATCACGATTGTCAGACAAGGACGTGCCTAGAAACCCTGGTAGTGCACAGTTGGTGGCAATTCAGGGACTGAACAGGCCGTATTTCCATTTTGATTTACAAGAAGCGGTAGAGTCGGCGATTGCGAACTCGGAGCAGAAGGGATAA